The Falco rusticolus isolate bFalRus1 chromosome 15, bFalRus1.pri, whole genome shotgun sequence genome has a segment encoding these proteins:
- the CIAPIN1 gene encoding anamorsin — protein sequence MGEYGVMPGQRVAIIWDSSSPVEALKDLVDKIQTLVGADSRVSVENINQLSQSAHKESSFDMILSGVVPGSTAQHSAEVLAEIARILKPGGRVLLKEPVVTESGNNSRIKTATKFLTALTLSGLVEVKELQKEVLTPEEAQSVREHLDYQGNDLLIVQIEGRKPNFEVGSSSQLRLSFAKKLGPSGKPSVDPATAKLWTLSANDMNDEEMDLLDSDELLDSEDLKKPDPSSLRAPSCKEMGKKKACKNCTCGLAEELEQEKKSAQPKSACGNCYLGDAFRCASCPYLGMPAFKPGEKILLKGNQLHDA from the exons atggGGGAGTATGGGGTCATGCCAGGCCAGCGCGTGGCCATCATCTGGGACAGCTCCTCACCAGTTGAAGCCCTGAAGGATTTGGTGGATAAAATTCAGACGCTGGTGGGAGCTGATAGTCGTGTCTCTGTGGAAAACATTAACCAGCTGTCTCAGT cgGCTCACAAGGAGTCCAGTTTTGACATGATTCTCTCTGGTGTGGTACCAGGCagtacagcacagcacagtgcgGAGGTACTGGCAGAAATAGCTCGGATACTTAAGCCAGGGGGGCGCGTCCTCCTGAAAGAACCTGTGGTTACAGAATCAG GAAACAACAGCAGAATTAAGACAGCAACCAAATTCCTCACAGCTCTGACTCTCTCTGGGTTGGTGGAAGTGAAGGAG CTGCAAAAGGAAGTGTTGACCCCGGAGGAGGCCCAGTCTGTCCGAGAGCATTTGGATTACCAAGGCAATGACCTTCTCATCGTTCAGATAGAAGGCAGGAAGCCTAATTTCGAAGTGGGATCCTCGAGTCAGCTCAGACTTTCCTTTGCCAAAAAACTTGGTCCTTCAG GAAAACCCTCTGTGGACCCAGCCACTGCCAAGCTCTGGACACTATCTGCCAATGATATGAATGATGAAGAAATG GATCTTTTGGACTCTGATGAGCTGTTGGATTCAGAAGATTTGAAAAAGCCAGATCCATCATCCCTCAGAGCTCCATCCTGTAAAGAAATGGGCAAAAAGAAAGCCTGCAAGAACTG CACATGTGGCCTGGCTGAAGAACTGGAACAGGAGAAGAAGAGCGCACAGCCCAAATCTGCCTGTGGAAAT TGCTATCTGGGGGATGCGTTCCgctgtgccagctgcccttACCTGGGGATGCCCGCCTTCAAGCCTGGGGAGAAGATTCTCCTGAAAGGGAACCAGCTGCATGATGCCTAA